One Triticum dicoccoides isolate Atlit2015 ecotype Zavitan chromosome 5B, WEW_v2.0, whole genome shotgun sequence genomic window carries:
- the LOC119307539 gene encoding peroxisomal membrane protein PMP22-like: MSEVAAMAGQAYMRQLSKHPLRTKAITSGVLAGCSDAVAQKISGVKKLQLRRLLLIMLYGFAYAGPFGHFFHKLMDKIFKGQKKGKETTAKKVIVEQLTVSPWNNMMFMMYYGLVVEGRPFGQVKSKVKKDFANIQLTAWKFWPIVSWINYEYMPLQLRVLFASSVASCWAVFLNLKAARSIAGASKNA, from the exons ATGTCTGaggtggcggcgatggcggggcAGGCGTACATGAGACAGCTCTCCAAGCACCCGCTCCGCACCAAGGCCATCACCTCCGGGGTGCTGGCCGGCTGCAGCGACGCCGTCGCCCAGAAGATCTCCGGCGTCAAGAAGCTCCAGCTCAGGAGGCTCCTCCTCATAATG CTCTATGGATTTGCATACGCAGGACCATTCGGTCATTTTTTCCACAAGCTTATGGACAAGATTTTCAAGGGAcagaagaaaggaaaagaaactACAGCCAAGAAG GTCATAGTGGAGCAGCTAACTGTATCACCATGGAACAATATGATGTTCATGATGTACTACGGTCTGGTAGTTGAAG GGAGGCCATTCGGGCAAGTAAAGAGCAAGGTCAAGAAGGACTTTGCAAACATCCAATTGACAGCTTGGAAG TTCTGGCCAATAGTTAGCTGGATCAATTATGAGTACATGCCACTCCAGCTCCGAGTTCTTTTCGCCAGCTCCGTTGCATCATGCTG GGCAGTGTTTCTGAACCTGAAAGCAGCAAGATCCATTGCCGGCGCTAGTAAGAATGCATAA